TTTCTTTCAACTGTTGCTGATGGCAACAACGGTGTGTTCAATGTCAACCCGGGACTTTTCCCAAACCAGTCATTCAACAATTCCAACTATTTTGTTGATGTGGTTGCGGTTACACCCCCGAATTCAATATTTACTACTCAGGTACCTTCCGGCGAATTTAACGATGGTCCCTACGAACTCGGTGTAAAGTTTTCCGTTTCTAAAGTATCCACTATTAAAGCCATTAAATACTACAAAACGCCAGGTGAAACAGGTACACACATTGGACGAATTTGGGATATCTACGGAAGACAACTCGGTCAGTTTACTTTTACTAACGAGACAGCTTCCGGATGGCAGACTGTGGAAGTTACAGGTAACTACGAGATTTACCCTGAAAATGTTTATTTCGTTTCAGTTAACTCCAACACAGCTTATGGCGCTACCCAAAATGCTCTTGCTACCCCTGTCACAAACGGAATAATATCAACCGTCGCTGATGGAGCCAACGGTGTATATGGCAGCTCCGGTACTTTTCCGACAAATTCCTATCAGAATTCCAACTACTTCAGAGATATTGTTGTTGAGGAAATATTAAACCCGATGGTTCCACCCGTCGAGCTATCATGGCCCGTAAACGGTGCCCAGATTTATTCCAACAGTGCTCAATTTTCATGGTATCTCCCCTGGGGTATGGGAGCAGGCTTCCATTTCGACCTGTTGCTTTCAACAGACCCCAACATGGCTACCTATACAATGTACAACCCGGGATCGAACCAGCTTTACACAGTTAACGGACTTCTTCCCGGTACCACATACTATTGGAGAGTCAGAGTTCATAATATTATTGGATGGGTTTACAACACTTCTGTGATCGAGAGTTTTGTAACTCCGGCAGGTCCAAGTGTTCCACTCCCCGTACTTTCATGGCCGATAGGCAACCCGACAGTATATACACTCTCACCCACACTTTACTGGTATCACAATGAACCGGCATTCGGTCTTTCTTATGAAATAGAAGTTGTTCAGGGTGAACCCGCTGCCCTTACAGGCACAGCGAACATTCTGCCGACAACAAATAAATTTGTTCAGTTAAACGGACTTACCCCGGGTACAAAGTACAGTTGGGCAATCCGTTCAGTTTCAGGAAGTGGTGCCTCCGCATGGTCAACACCTGCTTCCTTTACAACTCTCACCGTCCCGTCTGTCGTGGTACCAACTCCGTCATGGCCCCTCGGTGGAGCCGTTATCTATACAACCAGTCCAAAACTCTACTGGTATCTCGGAAGTGACGGTACAGGACTGACTTATGAAGTAGAGCTCGTGTCGGGTACAAATCCATTCACAGGAAGTGCTACTTACACAAATATTACATCACTTAATTATCAACTCAGCAACCTCCCAAGTGGCACTGACTTCAAGTGGAAAGTCCGCTCCAAAAGAGGGACTTCATATTCCAACTGGTCTGATGCAGCTCTTTTCTCAACAGTTGCTGAAGTCGCAAGTACACCTCCTGTAGTACCACATCCGTCATGGCCTGTAGGTGGTGCAACTGTTTACGCCACTTCCACCACCCTCAGATGGTGGCTTGGAACTGCTTCCGATGGATATACTTACGAAGTTGAACTCAGAGCGGGTGCGCTTCAAGCTTCTCCTACTGCGACAGGTTTGACAAATCCCTGGTTGAATGTGCCACAATTGCTTGCAGGTACAACCTACAACTGGGCGGTAAGATCGCTTAAAAACGGAGTGTACTCGGCATGGTCGACCGGTGAAGCTTTCACTACAATAGCTTCCACCCCTGTAGCCGTTACACCTGTTCTCTCCTGGCCCATCGGCGGAACTACAATTTATACCACAACACAGCAGCTCTCATGGTATTTGAACTCCGCATCAACAGGTTTAACCTACAACCTGAAATATTCAACATCACCAGCTATGAGCGGCGCCACAACAGTGACCAATCTCACGAACAGCAGATATGAACTTACAGGTCTGTTACCCGGAACTACCTATTATTGGCAGGTTCAATCGACCGACGGAGTGGTTTCCTCTGCATGGGCAACTCCTGAATCGTTTGTTACATGGTCGGGAACATGGGCTGTCAGACCAATAACCGGTAGCCCTGTCGACGGAATTCAACTTTCGACCTCCGCTCCTGTACTTTCGTGGATCGTTCCTACAAGTGGTGATATCTCCGGATATGAAGTTCAGTACGCAAATAATCCTGAATTTAGCAACGCAACCACCTTGCAATCACAGATTACCAATCTCGTGATTACTTCAGGACTGCAGAATACCACCTACTGGAGAGTTCGCTCTAAAAATGCAAATGGTGATTTTTCTGCATATTCAGATGCAGCATCATTTATTCCGGCATCACCAAACTCGGTGAAAGAGCAAAGCATTCCGGAGAATTTTGTTCTCGAACAGAATTACCCGAATCCTTTTAATCCTTCAACCACCATTAAATTTGGTGTACCCGTCACGGGGAATGTATCCCTGAAGGTTTATGACAATCTTGGCAATCTTGTTGCCACCCTTCTTAATGATGTAAAAGAAGCCGGAACACATCTGGTTTCCTTCAATGCATCAAATCTTGCCAGCGGAATTTATTTCTACAGACTTGAAGTTGCAGGCACTTCAGTTTCTAAAAAAATGCTTCTGCTCAAGTAAATCAATTGTTGAATGTGTACCCTCATCCTGCAATCTTGCGGGATGAGGGTTTTTTTTTGTTATTTCGCATCGAATTTTCACTCTTTTACCCCGGAATGCACTCCAGCAGAGGTTAATAACTTGTAATCTCGAAAAAATTTCCCTAAGTTGTTTTATATTTTAAATTTTCTTGGTGGTTGAAATGAAAACGAATCATTTCCTGGTCTCTTTAATCGCCCTCTCCTCTTTCCTTGTACCACAGGGAAAAGTATACCTGGTCCTCGGTTCCGATACCGCAATCTGGGACGGGATGAGCACCTCCAGGTACAACTGCACCTATAATATCCAGTTGTTTACAGATGTCAATAAAAATCCATATAAAGTTATGGAGCCTTCATTTAGAAATCGTTTTACCGACTCCTTCGGCACCCCCGTTAAACTGACATGGTGGATGATGGCAGGTAACATCTTCCGTTTTGCGACCAACAATAATGTCCCTGTACCCAACACAATGACACTCTGGTTGATGAAAAAATATTACGGACAAAGTATTGCACGGTGGGGAGACGAACTTACTCTCCATTATCACACCTTTGGCTGGACAGATTACGATAATGACGGTGTGTTTTGGTGGAATCAAACCGAGCAGTTTGCAGAATTGAGAGATGATTTTGATGTCACCCTTGCACAGTATCTCCTCGAAGAAAACACTTTTCCCGTTTCTTTCAGAAGCGGATGGCACTACATGGATAACGGATGGCAGAATTATCTGAATACCCTTCTCCCCTACAGCCTGCACAACGATTATCCAGCCAAAAGAACTGATCTGACCGAGCCTCGCGACAACAATTACGACTGGTCACTTTCCTCCCCTGAATTCGTTCCATTTCACCCCTCTCCGCAGAACTACCAACTCGCCGGAACCGGAAAGGGATGGAATGTAAGATCAGAATATATGGGATCAGTCTCCACAACAATGATGAACAATATCTTCTCAAAAGCCAACCAGGGTACCGACCAGCTCGCATGCTTCTGGTCGCACCTCCCAGAAGGGACTTTTCTTGATGAAATTGCCCATGTCGATTCCCTTGCTCACAAAGCAGCACTCCTCTATCCCAATGTCAAGTTTCAGTACTGTACAGCCGTTGAAGCCTACCAACTTTGGCGAAAAGGAACTGATACTATAAAACCTGAACTTGCACTTTCTGAGGAAGTGTCGGGGATTCAAAGGAAATTCGTAATCTCAACGAACGAACCAATCTTTCAAAGTCAGCCATTTGTCGCAATTAAAGATATCTATTACCGGTATACAGTCGCAGATTGCATCCAGACGGCACCGGGAACCTGGAAAACCGTCAACTCTTTTTTTGTTGATGATCTTATGAAAGTTGGAACCGCTATTACCGACACAATGGGAAATCTCTCGACAGCATTTATAAGATACAAACCCGATGATATGTTTGTTGATAATCTTGATCAGGGCTACTCGGAACTGGCAGGTTCCTGGTCGAACAGTGCCGCAGCAGCCTGGGGTATCAATTCAAGGGTGGCGACCATTCAGCCGGGTGATTCCGCAAAAGTAAGATGGAACTTTATCCCCTCACAATCCACCTGGCATTCGCTACACCTCCAATTTCCTGAGGTTGCCAACCGGCTCGATTTGCTCGATCTACAAATTTTCAAAAACGGCTTCCCGGTTGAAAACTTTAGCTGGCAGAATAACTCACCCGGAAATAAATGGGCATATCTGACATCAAAAGAATTTGAGTCCGGTTCGCTCTACAGTTTTATTGTAACCGGCAGAAACATGACTTCAACTCCTAAGATAATGAGCGCGGATGTGATCAGGATATCCGCCAATGTCCGGAACAGATACCTCGTCTGTGAAAAAACATTCCTCAATCTTGGTGAAGTAAACGAAATGGATACTCTGGTTTTTGATGTACCCGTCAGAAACGAAGGAATAAACGACCTGACCCTTTTTTCCGTTCTGTCTGTTACCGGTAAGATAAAACCAACGGTAAGTTATCCACAGTCAGTTCCCGGAATGTCACCATACAGAATTGGATTACAATTTATCCCTTCTCAAAGAGGTGTGCATACCGATACAGTGATAATAATAAGCAACGACCCTGTGAACGGTTTTCTTAAAATTCCTGTGACGCTTACGGTTATGCCTTATTTTGAAATAGTTGACGATAATGATTCTCTAAACTACAGCGAGTCAGGAGCATGGTATAAAAGCGTAGCACAGGCATACGGCACCTCAAGCAGGTATGCATACATCAACACAACCACGCCTCCACCTGTGGCAACTTTTTCGTGTGTGATTCAGAAAACCGGCTTGTTTGATGTTTCATTCATTGTTCCTGTAACTACAAACAGCGCCAACAATGCCCTCTATATCATCAAAAGGGATGGCATTGCAATTGATTCGTTTCATGTAAATCAGAATTCGAACAGCGGATATTGGAGGACTCTCGGAAGATACCAGTTTGCCGCTGGAGACAATATCTCTGTGTCAGTTGTGGACTCCAGAGAGAGTACAACAGGTCCCGTGATAAGGGCTGATGCCGTCAAAATTTCCACGGCAGACCCGACAGGTACAGGAGAGGGGAAAAATCCACTCATCCCTGAAAAAACCACGCTCTATCAAAATTTCCCGAATCCATTTAATCCGGTCACAACTTTTCGCTTTAACCTCGCCGAACCGGGTTATATCAGATTGGCTGTTTACAATGCTGTCGGAGAGCTGGTTGCAACTCCACTGCAACAATTCATGCAACAGGGAGCCCATTCGTATATTTTTGATGCCTCCGGTCTGACGAGCGGTATCTACCTCTATCGTTTGGAGACAGGTAACGAAAAGTTATCGGGTAAGATGATAATATTGAGATGACATTTGATGACTGATAAATACGAATTTGAACCAATCGGTTTTGTCGAGTCCAAACTTAGGGAGAGGTATGAAACTCCACAACAGGGGATTTTATCTTCCGGTGATATATCCATCATAAACCTCTCACCTCATAGAAATATTGAGCAGGCTCTAAAAGATCTGAATGGATTTGCGAGGATATGGGTCATCTACCTGTTTCACTTGAACAACACCTGGAAACCTCTCGTCACGCCACCGGGAAACAAAGGTAAAAAAGTCGGGGTTTTTGCTTCCAGATCACCGCACAGACCAAACAATATCGGTTTAAGTTGCGTTTCTCTTGTCAAGGTGGAAGGATTGAGACTATATATCAACAACTCTGATATTCTCGATGGCAGCCCGGTGCTTGATATTAAACCCTATCTTCCCTATGCCGATTCATTTCCTGATTCTGAAAGCGGCTGGGTGAAAACGGGAGAGAAACCGAAGTTCACAGTGAATTTTTCAGAGGTGGCATTGATTACAAACCGGGAAACAGTTACAACACACGGAGAGAACATCTCAGGATATGCTACGGTTCAGTTGACGATGGACCCTCAGGATACCATGCGAAAAAGAATCCGTCGTGTAGACGAAGGTCTTTTTGCACTTGCTTACAAAAAGTGGGATATCTTCTATTCAGTAAATGTGGATCTGCTCGAAGTTTTTGTGGTCGAAATCCGGATCAGGAGCTAAGGTAATAGTCCTCTTTTGCCAAGGTATAAATCGAGCATTTGGTTTCACTTCCATCAATCGAAGATTTCTCTTCCAATTCTTTGGCAAGTGAGAATCCATATTTTTTCATTAGTCCGAGGGAACGGAGATTTGCCGATTCGACAAATCCGTCAATTTTATCCAGCGACAACTCATAGAACCCATACCTTAAAACCGCGGAAAGTGCTTCCGAGGCGAAACCTTTCCCTTGATATTCCGGCAGTATCTCAAAACCGGCTTCAGCACTTTTTCTGTCACCTGAAAAATTCCAGAGACAGATGGTTCCCAGACAATTTCCTGAATCTTTTTCGGTTATAATCCAGTAAAGCCAGTTCATTCCGGCTAAGCCGTTTATTATTTTTTTGAGAAACTCTTCAGCTTCCTGCAGTTTTGTCTGAGGCCTTCTGTCAAGATATTTCCCGACTTCGACATCGGAGCGAAGTCTGAATATGAACTCCGAGTCCTCTGTCGAGGGTTTTCTCAAGACCACACGGCTTTGCTGCAGTTCAGGGAAGTTTTTCATTACTGCTCCACCGGAAGGGTTATGGTGAAGGTCGAACCTTTCCCCTCCTCACTCGCGACAGAAAGTGTGCCATTGTGTTTATTGATAAACTCTTTACACAGAAGCAATCCCAACCCGCTGCTCGGTTCTTTTTCCGTGCCGGTTCTCCTGACTTTTTCACCGGTTATGAATAACCGTTCGCGCAAATCATCGGGTATCCCGATTCCATCATCATGAACCGAGATATTGACGGTTTTATCTGTCGTTTCGGAAGTAATAACGACAGAACCCCCTCTGTTCGAAAATTTGATGGCATTCGTGATCAGATTGCGAAATACAGAGCAAATCATTTTTTCGTCGGCAAAAATCATCTGTGTTTTGACGACATTATTTATTATCCTGATTTCCTTTTGTATCGCTTTCTGGTCGACTTCTGCGATACATTGCTGAAGAATCGGGTACAAACCTGTCCTGACAGGTCGAAAAGTCAGCTTTCCTTTCTGTACCAGACTCCAGTCGAGGAGATTCTCGATGAGTTTGTAGATACTCATGGCGGTAATATGCAATTCCCTGCTGAACCTGACTATTTCAGTCTTATCCAAAGATTCGGCATCTGTCGAGAGAACTTCGGTCAACCCGAGAAGTCCGTGCAAAGGACTGCGCAAATCGTGAGCAATTATCGAGAAGAGTTTGTTCTTCTCAATGTCTGACTGCCTCAATTCTTCATTTAACTTCTTCAACCGGGCTTCAGTCAGTTTCCGTTCGGTTACATCTCTCTGAATTCCAAAATGCCCCGTGATTCTTTTATCCTGATCGTACATGCAGATATAATCACCCTCAACAAACATTTGACTGCCGTCAAATTTTCTCTCTTCAGTTTCTATATGAAGGTGACCCTGGTCAAAAAACTCTTTCCATACAGATTTCCCGTATGGAATATCATGTGCAAAAAAATCGGCGGGCGTAAGATGCAGATACTGATCCCGCTCAGCTCTGTACTGTTTCAACATGGCATCGTTAATCTTTGTAACCTTTTGGTGGGCAAAGACATACTCGAGGGTGGCATCCTTGTCAATCTCATCGTTCCAGACAACCGGTTCGTCAAGCATCATAAAGAAAAAACCATCAAGAGACTGTGAGAAAAACATCTCGAGCTTTTCCTCACTCTCCCTCAGCGTCCCTATTATATCTTTTAAACTCCCTCCTTTATTCATTTTTTCTCCCAGGTAAATGTTTTTTTAACAGGTTAAGGATATCCTGTCTAAAGAATGGTTTGGAGATGTAGTCATCACAGCCTGCTGCAAGAAATTCCTCCATGTCACCTTCAAGAGCATAAGCTGTCATGGCAATCACTGAAATTCCCGACAATTTTGGATCGGCTTTTACTTTTGCAGCGAGTTCGACACCCGTCATTCCACCACCAAGATTTATATCAGCCAGAATTAGATCATATTGACCAGCCTCCAACATCAGGAGAGCAGCCTCACCTGTGTCAGCAATATCCACTGAATATTGCGTTTTTAAATGTTCTCTGATGATTGTGGAGTTTAGCTCTTCATCTTCCACAATCAAAATTCTAAATTTCTTTGCCGGGTCCGTTTCAACACCGGAATCAACTTTGTTTGACCCCTGATCGACATCTTCAGGAAGTTTAGGAAGGAACCTCTCAACCTGAACAGGGAAAGCGAGTCTGAATGTTGAACCCGTGGAGTCACTTTTTAGCAGGATCAAATCCCCCCCTGCTATCTCCATAAGTTTCTTCGAAACAGAAAGCCCGAGACCCGTTCCTTCATACATTCTCCCCTGACCTTCACTCGCCTGTCGGAAATTTTCAAATATTACATCCCTCAACCGGTCAGGTATCCCGATTCCTGTGTCTTTTACCAGTATTTCGACCACTCCGGAGGAAACAGGGAATTTTGGGATTTGAATCTCAATTTTCCCTTTTTCTGTAAATTTTATTGCATTGTTCAAAATATTGTGAAGAGCCTGTTCCAGGGTATTTTTGTCCTGAATGACAACGGGCCTTTCACGAGGGATCTGTAAATCGAGTTCAAGACCTTTGTCATGGGCAATAAGAGTGTAGAATCTTGCGGTTTTTTTCATCAATTCAACCAGGTCGAACGATTCAGATTTAGCAACCACCTTTCCCGATTCAAGTCTCGACATGTCCAGGATCAAGTCCATTGTAGAAAGAAGTCTTCGGCTTCCAAAGATTATCTTCTCCACCAGTTCCTTAATGTTTGGATCGATATTTTCGTGATAGATCAGTTCCGAGTAACCCATGATGCTCACCATAGGCGTGCGTACTTCGTGGCTCATATTTGCAAGGATACTTGTTTTTACTCTTGCGGCAGTCTCGGCTTTCTCTTTTGCTTCTGTGAGGGCGAACTGCACTTTTTTTATTTCATCAATATTCTGAATAAAAGCAAGAAACTGATTCTGAGATAGTTTTACTGCATTCACAAGGCAATGCATTGTATTCCCGTTTTTTAAGCGAAGATGAAGCTCACCTGAGTGGTGCCCTCTCTTTTTCACATCCTCGACAACCTGAAGTGCCGGCAAGTAAACATCTTTCTCTACAAATCGAAACAGCTTTTTGCCGATCAGCGATTCCCGCTCCAATCCAAACATTTGACAAAGTGTATTATTTATCTCAAGAAAGTGACTCTCTTCATCGACAATAAAGATGCCGATGGGTGCGGATTCGATATAACTTCTGAATTTCCTTTCATTCGCCTTTAAGGTGTCTGCCTGTTCTTTTAGCGTCGTAATATCTGTAAAAGTCACAAAAACCTGATATGGAGTTGACTCCCCGGGATGAAACTCGGGTACAGCATCTATCTCCACCCATCTGTAGGAGTCTTCAATCGGGTGATAAACGCCCATAATCACATTTCTTACCGGTTTTCCCGTTCTGCGGGCTTCCACGATGGGGTGGGTTTCCCCGGGGAAATCACTTCCATCCTCGTGGATTGACCGCCATCTCGGGTCCATTGATGTTCTTCCCTGTAATTGATCCAGGGTCAATCCCAATATTTCCTGAGCAGCAGGATTTGCAAGAGTAATTTCTCCGGAAGCATTTTGGTAAAGGACTCCTTGATTCATCGACATAAATAATGTTTCATAGTTATGCTCTGTTTCACGCATGACTTCCTCGACACTGCTTCTATGAGGATGAGAACTTACATGCGGATTGTATTCAAGATCTTTTAACCTCTGTCTTAACCTCTCATTTTCCTTTTCAAGTCCTGCAAACCTTTTCTGCAATTCAGAGTATGAATCTTTCATAGGAAAAACCTTTGTTTTGCGAATTTCAACTTTGGCGAATAAACTCAGATTGTCTCACTGCAAACAAGTGTACAGTTATCTCTTACTGAATAGTAAAAAGTATCGTTACAACTGCATCTGCATGATTTTTTTTAACAGCTAAATTTAATCATTTTTTTTAAACGATATAAGTTAGTTTGTATTTTTTATTCATTTTAATGCGAAAAAAAATAATTTGTAAAGACGATACAGGATATTAAGAACCGGGAACAGTTGTAAGGGAAGAGAAAGAAAAGTAAAGGGCACTAAATCGATGTGCTTGAGGAAGGTGATCAGTTATTAAAGAGAGCTGTTGAACAGCAGTCGGGGAACGAAAGAGTTTTTCGCTCCCCAAAATTTAGATTACACTAAAGGCAAATGAAAAGACTACTTCATTAGTATCAGCTTGTTCATTTTCACAAACCCGCCTGCACGGATCTGGTAAAAATAAACCCCGCTCGAAAGACCGGCACCATTGAAATTGACAGAATAGCTCCCGGCATCCTGATCTTCATTAACGAGAACCGCTACCTCATTACCGATGGAGTCGAACACCTTCAGTGAAACATGATTCTCAACAGGAATCTGATACCTTATAACGGTCGAAGGATTGAATGGATTTGGATAGTTCTGTTCGAGATTGAAGGAGTTGAGACTGCTTTCATTCCCTTCCACTCCGGTGGTTCCGCTCGTTGTAAAATTTACAGTCGTATCATTCATCAATACTCCGTTGATACTCTTAAGGCCGGATATCTGAAGGGCATACTGAGTCCCGCTCACGAGACCCTGAAATGTTACAAGAAGCTTCGACACATCATTTACGACACCCCAATGAATCGAAACAGGATTCCCGCCATTGTTGCTGCATGTAAAATTTAACGGATTAACAGCGACACTGGAATCGATATATCTCGAAAAATCTATTACCATGGAGTTTCCATCGGGATAAAGTTTCACCACCTGTGGTTTCATATCTGTCTGCCAGATTTCGGCTGCAAATTCAGGATGATCAATAAACGGATTCCGGTTCTTTTGATAAGTAAAAATGGCGTTGTTCCGGTTGATCTCTTTGGTACTGACCGTATCTTTGATGTGCCATGAATAAAGCAGATTTGCATACCATGGAAGCAGATTCGATTTATTGGTGGCAGGACTTGTTGAAAAACCGCTGTCTTCCAGATAATATCTTACGGACATATACATCTGTGACCTTGCAAGATCACCCTTAAATTCGTTTATCGGCTCAAATACAGTGGATGTGTAGCCGGGGAATGAGCAACTCCCCACCTTGCTTCCGTTTGTGGAAGTCCAGGTTGCCGTGCCGACCGTCCCAAACGGATAATTGCTTCGCCTGTTGTTCACATATCCGTCGGTCGGGTACATATGGAAAAGGTCAGATCTGGCGGGATTCGTTGCACCAAGCCAACTGTCGGGCCATGAATGCTCACGATTGTAACAATCCCCTTCGCCTGAATAGCTGCCGCATTTCTTCAAGCCATGGACATAAAGATAAGAGGGTGTGCCGCCGGGTTTGTCGGAGTAAATATCCCATACATTGTTCGTACCCGGTCTCGAATCAGTGGAAGGAAAAGCCGTATACAGTCCGTCATAGCTGATCACTGTGTGACCCTTCACAATATTATGAAGTGCTGTTCTAAGAGCGGTTCCGTAGAGTTTATAAGCGTTTTGGTAATAATCCGCCTCTGTATTCTGTGCTTGAAGAGAAGAGAGGCTGAATGTAAGAGAAAGGCATATTACCGTTAAAGCGGAGAGGGAGAAATTCTTTTTTTTCATCATTTGATGACTTCCATACACGAGGCGCACGCAAAATGCGACCTGAAATTACTGAACAAGTTAATTAATTACCATTAGAGATAAGCGACCGGTTGATCGCAAAAGGTGTGTCACCCGAAAAGGAGGGTACAACATAAACTATCACATAAAATGGTGGAGGTGGCGGGAGTCGAACCCGCGTCCGAAGTTGAGGCTCAGAGGATATACTACGCACATAGTCAGAATTTTAATCTCCTTCCGTTTGCTCCGTCTGACTGGATCGCACGGCTAATATCCGGTAAAAGATTCGCTTCACCTGCCCGGAAATCGGATCAGCTATCGTATCTAAATGGCGTTCACTACAGAGTCGATACGAGAACTCTGCGTAAACGGCAGCCTAACTAATTAGGCTGCGAGGGCGTAAGATTCGCCTGTTGTTTTTTTACCGCTGTTTAGCGTGTCTGCGGATAACACGGTACGCAATCCAAGGCTCCTGTCAACCCCGTCGAAGCCAATTTCACCCCCGTGAAACTTTAGTCTATTTTTCCCACTTCAGATCTTCGTTATCTGTGATATGATTTTCATACCGGGCAGCAACAAAGAAAAAATCTGAAAGACGGTTCAGAAATATAACAATATTTTTGTTCAATTCCTCGTGGTGCATCAATTCCACTACCAGTCTCTCCCCTCTTCTGCAGACGGTTCTGCAAACATGGAGAAGTGATGCCCCTTTGCTTCCCCCCGGAAGTATAAAGTTCCGAAGCTCTTCCAACTGATTAGAGTAAAAATCTATCCTTTTTTCCAGATCTTTAAAAAATAATTCTTCTGTTCTTGG
This region of Bacteroidota bacterium genomic DNA includes:
- a CDS encoding T9SS type A sorting domain-containing protein; translated protein: MKTNHFLVSLIALSSFLVPQGKVYLVLGSDTAIWDGMSTSRYNCTYNIQLFTDVNKNPYKVMEPSFRNRFTDSFGTPVKLTWWMMAGNIFRFATNNNVPVPNTMTLWLMKKYYGQSIARWGDELTLHYHTFGWTDYDNDGVFWWNQTEQFAELRDDFDVTLAQYLLEENTFPVSFRSGWHYMDNGWQNYLNTLLPYSLHNDYPAKRTDLTEPRDNNYDWSLSSPEFVPFHPSPQNYQLAGTGKGWNVRSEYMGSVSTTMMNNIFSKANQGTDQLACFWSHLPEGTFLDEIAHVDSLAHKAALLYPNVKFQYCTAVEAYQLWRKGTDTIKPELALSEEVSGIQRKFVISTNEPIFQSQPFVAIKDIYYRYTVADCIQTAPGTWKTVNSFFVDDLMKVGTAITDTMGNLSTAFIRYKPDDMFVDNLDQGYSELAGSWSNSAAAAWGINSRVATIQPGDSAKVRWNFIPSQSTWHSLHLQFPEVANRLDLLDLQIFKNGFPVENFSWQNNSPGNKWAYLTSKEFESGSLYSFIVTGRNMTSTPKIMSADVIRISANVRNRYLVCEKTFLNLGEVNEMDTLVFDVPVRNEGINDLTLFSVLSVTGKIKPTVSYPQSVPGMSPYRIGLQFIPSQRGVHTDTVIIISNDPVNGFLKIPVTLTVMPYFEIVDDNDSLNYSESGAWYKSVAQAYGTSSRYAYINTTTPPPVATFSCVIQKTGLFDVSFIVPVTTNSANNALYIIKRDGIAIDSFHVNQNSNSGYWRTLGRYQFAAGDNISVSVVDSRESTTGPVIRADAVKISTADPTGTGEGKNPLIPEKTTLYQNFPNPFNPVTTFRFNLAEPGYIRLAVYNAVGELVATPLQQFMQQGAHSYIFDASGLTSGIYLYRLETGNEKLSGKMIILR
- a CDS encoding DUF4082 domain-containing protein, which codes for MQRILRIFSFTFLFTLWLMLPAQTFGQITIFTTQVPASTGADGDYELGTKFTASQPALIQAIRFYKTAGETGSHTGKLFSASGTLLSSVVFTGETGSGWQTAVLPSPYLIEANTVFVVSVNVNTEYPITQNGLATSITNGFLSTVADGNNGVFNVNPGLFPNQSFNNSNYFVDVVAVTPPNSIFTTQVPSGEFNDGPYELGVKFSVSKVSTIKAIKYYKTPGETGTHIGRIWDIYGRQLGQFTFTNETASGWQTVEVTGNYEIYPENVYFVSVNSNTAYGATQNALATPVTNGIISTVADGANGVYGSSGTFPTNSYQNSNYFRDIVVEEILNPMVPPVELSWPVNGAQIYSNSAQFSWYLPWGMGAGFHFDLLLSTDPNMATYTMYNPGSNQLYTVNGLLPGTTYYWRVRVHNIIGWVYNTSVIESFVTPAGPSVPLPVLSWPIGNPTVYTLSPTLYWYHNEPAFGLSYEIEVVQGEPAALTGTANILPTTNKFVQLNGLTPGTKYSWAIRSVSGSGASAWSTPASFTTLTVPSVVVPTPSWPLGGAVIYTTSPKLYWYLGSDGTGLTYEVELVSGTNPFTGSATYTNITSLNYQLSNLPSGTDFKWKVRSKRGTSYSNWSDAALFSTVAEVASTPPVVPHPSWPVGGATVYATSTTLRWWLGTASDGYTYEVELRAGALQASPTATGLTNPWLNVPQLLAGTTYNWAVRSLKNGVYSAWSTGEAFTTIASTPVAVTPVLSWPIGGTTIYTTTQQLSWYLNSASTGLTYNLKYSTSPAMSGATTVTNLTNSRYELTGLLPGTTYYWQVQSTDGVVSSAWATPESFVTWSGTWAVRPITGSPVDGIQLSTSAPVLSWIVPTSGDISGYEVQYANNPEFSNATTLQSQITNLVITSGLQNTTYWRVRSKNANGDFSAYSDAASFIPASPNSVKEQSIPENFVLEQNYPNPFNPSTTIKFGVPVTGNVSLKVYDNLGNLVATLLNDVKEAGTHLVSFNASNLASGIYFYRLEVAGTSVSKKMLLLK
- a CDS encoding PAS domain-containing sensor histidine kinase, producing the protein MNKGGSLKDIIGTLRESEEKLEMFFSQSLDGFFFMMLDEPVVWNDEIDKDATLEYVFAHQKVTKINDAMLKQYRAERDQYLHLTPADFFAHDIPYGKSVWKEFFDQGHLHIETEERKFDGSQMFVEGDYICMYDQDKRITGHFGIQRDVTERKLTEARLKKLNEELRQSDIEKNKLFSIIAHDLRSPLHGLLGLTEVLSTDAESLDKTEIVRFSRELHITAMSIYKLIENLLDWSLVQKGKLTFRPVRTGLYPILQQCIAEVDQKAIQKEIRIINNVVKTQMIFADEKMICSVFRNLITNAIKFSNRGGSVVITSETTDKTVNISVHDDGIGIPDDLRERLFITGEKVRRTGTEKEPSSGLGLLLCKEFINKHNGTLSVASEEGKGSTFTITLPVEQ
- a CDS encoding GNAT family N-acetyltransferase, translated to MKNFPELQQSRVVLRKPSTEDSEFIFRLRSDVEVGKYLDRRPQTKLQEAEEFLKKIINGLAGMNWLYWIITEKDSGNCLGTICLWNFSGDRKSAEAGFEILPEYQGKGFASEALSAVLRYGFYELSLDKIDGFVESANLRSLGLMKKYGFSLAKELEEKSSIDGSETKCSIYTLAKEDYYLSS
- the tsaA gene encoding tRNA (N6-threonylcarbamoyladenosine(37)-N6)-methyltransferase TrmO; translated protein: MTDKYEFEPIGFVESKLRERYETPQQGILSSGDISIINLSPHRNIEQALKDLNGFARIWVIYLFHLNNTWKPLVTPPGNKGKKVGVFASRSPHRPNNIGLSCVSLVKVEGLRLYINNSDILDGSPVLDIKPYLPYADSFPDSESGWVKTGEKPKFTVNFSEVALITNRETVTTHGENISGYATVQLTMDPQDTMRKRIRRVDEGLFALAYKKWDIFYSVNVDLLEVFVVEIRIRS